A single window of Cytobacillus dafuensis DNA harbors:
- a CDS encoding restriction endonuclease subunit S encodes MSFEVYELGDLCDIRSSKRIYMKDYVEDGIPFYRSKEIIQKANQENISTELFISEQQFLSIKARYGVPIEGDILLTSVGTLGIPYLVDASDKFYFKDGNLTWFSNFDKKLNNKFLYYWFTSNVGKSEIDRITIGSTQKALTMVNLKKIMISIPPLNIQNTIVHTLESISRKLTNNLSIIRNLEEVSQTIFKRWFIDFEYPNEEGQPYKSSGAKMVDSELGEIPEGWQLGTIGDIGSIIGGGTPSKKEESYYTENGISWITPKDLSNNKSKFIYRGAIDITELGLAKGSAKLMPEGSVLFSSRAPIGYIAFAGKEVTTNQGFKSVVCDKGYSNYFIYFVLHQMLPTIEANAGGSTFKEISGQGLKSIAIVLPPVNLVREYTNVVKAFFEQIKSTEFENFNLINIRNSLLPKLLSGEIEIPDESVVV; translated from the coding sequence CGTTCTAAAGAAATTATTCAAAAAGCTAATCAAGAAAATATCTCTACAGAGTTATTTATATCAGAACAACAATTTTTAAGTATTAAAGCAAGGTATGGAGTTCCGATTGAAGGTGATATTTTACTTACTTCAGTAGGGACATTAGGCATCCCTTATTTGGTGGATGCTTCAGATAAATTTTATTTTAAAGATGGAAATTTAACATGGTTTTCTAATTTTGATAAAAAGTTAAATAATAAATTTTTGTATTATTGGTTTACCTCTAATGTAGGAAAATCTGAAATTGATAGAATTACGATTGGTTCCACTCAAAAGGCTTTAACAATGGTTAATCTTAAAAAAATTATGATTTCTATTCCACCATTAAATATACAAAATACTATTGTTCATACTTTAGAAAGTATCAGTAGAAAATTAACGAATAATTTATCAATTATTCGAAATTTAGAAGAGGTTTCACAAACCATCTTCAAACGCTGGTTTATTGATTTTGAGTATCCGAATGAGGAAGGGCAACCCTATAAATCAAGTGGTGCCAAGATGGTGGATAGTGAGCTAGGGGAGATACCAGAGGGATGGCAGCTTGGAACTATAGGTGACATAGGTTCTATAATAGGTGGGGGAACTCCGTCTAAAAAGGAAGAGTCTTATTATACAGAGAATGGTATTAGCTGGATTACACCAAAAGATTTATCAAATAATAAATCGAAATTTATTTATCGTGGAGCTATTGATATTACAGAATTAGGCTTGGCTAAAGGTAGTGCTAAATTAATGCCAGAAGGTTCTGTGTTATTTAGCTCTAGAGCACCTATTGGTTATATTGCTTTTGCGGGTAAAGAAGTTACAACGAATCAAGGCTTTAAATCCGTTGTATGTGATAAAGGATATTCTAATTATTTTATATATTTTGTTTTACATCAGATGTTACCAACAATTGAAGCCAACGCTGGGGGTTCAACATTCAAGGAAATTTCTGGTCAAGGTTTAAAGTCAATTGCAATAGTTCTTCCACCAGTTAATTTAGTTCGAGAATATACTAATGTTGTAAAGGCTTTTTTTGAACAGATTAAAAGTACAGAATTTGAGAATTTTAATTTAATAAATATTCGAAATTCTCTACTTCCAAAACTCCTCTCAGGAGAGATTGAAATACCAGACGAAAGTGTGGTGGTTTAG